The proteins below are encoded in one region of Triticum aestivum cultivar Chinese Spring chromosome 1B, IWGSC CS RefSeq v2.1, whole genome shotgun sequence:
- the LOC123104950 gene encoding dof zinc finger protein DOF3.6 isoform X1, with product MIFPPSFLDSSSWNDNQLDFEQHAHHQQVAAASCGGGAGDGGCNNHELLQPSIMQQGTLAEGGDGGGGGGGQVVGPVKPMSMSERARLARVPLPEQGLKCPRCDSANTKFCYFNNYSLSQPRHFCRACRRYWTRGGALRNVPVGGGYRRHAKRAKPKQAAAAAAAGPLAANGAASGGSTTSSTTSACTTMSNPAPVLPAMLQNGGGGNLSGLLPPLLRLADFDAMSLGSTFSGMGKPSAVDSAAGYYLGGGGGGAVAGLEQWRVQQMQGFPFFQAMADQQHTLGPAAAPAMAMPGMFHYLGLGNGGDGRGGHEDDGGNQQFHHAMPSKREGYPRSGSIAMYGGDHHLAAGAGYTSSYSNAATGNHLL from the exons ATGATCTTCCCCCCTTCATTCCTGGATTCCTCGAGCTGGAATGATAACCAG TTGGATTTTGAGCAGCATGCTCACCACCAGCAGGTCGCGGCCGCAAGttgtggtggtggcgccggcgacggcggctgcAACAACCATGAGCTCCTGCAGCCGTCAATCATGCAGCAGGGGACGCTTGCTGAAggtggggacggcggcggcggcggcggcgggcaggtgGTGGGGCCGGTGAAGCCCATGTCCATGTCGGAGCGCGCGCGGCTGGCTCGGGTGCCGCTGCCGGAGCAGGGGCTCAAGTGCCCGCGCTGCGACTCGGCCAACACCAAGTTCTGCTACTTCAACAACTACTCCCTCTCGCAGCCGCGCCACTTCTGCCGCGCCTGCCGCCGCTACTGGACCCGCGGCGGCGCGCTCCGGAACGTCCCCGTCGGCGGCGGGTACCGCCGCCATGCCAAGCGCGCCAAACCCAAGCAGGCGGCCGCGGCAGCGGCAGCGGGGCCACTGGCGGCCAACGGCGCCGCTTCGGGTGGGTCCACGACGTCATCGACGACTTCCGCTTGCACGACCATGTCCAACCCGGCTCCCGTGCTCCCGGCGATGCTGCAGAACGGCGGCGGTGGCAACCTGTCCGGCCTCCTGCCGCCGCTGCTCCGCCTCGCGGACTTCGATGCCATGAGCCTTGGCTCCACCTTCTCCGGCATGGGCAAGCCGTCCGCCGTCGACTCGGCAGCGGGCTACTacctgggaggcggcggcggcggtgccgtgGCCGGGCTGGAGCAGTGGAGAGTGCAGCAGATGCAAGGCTtcccgttcttccaagcaatggcCGACCAGCAGCACACACTGGGGCCAGCTGCAGCGCCTGCAATGGCCATGCCGGGGATGTTCCACTACCTAGGCTTGGGCAACGGCGGTGACGGCCGCGGCGGCCATGAAGACGACGGAGGAAACCAACAGTTTCATCACGCGATGCCGTCAAAGAGAGAAGGCTACCCGAGATCAGGCAGCATCGCCATGTACGGTGGTGATCACCACCTCGCTGCTGGCGCTGGCTACACAAGCTCCTACTCCAATGCTGCCACAGGTAACCACCTCTTGTGA
- the LOC123104950 gene encoding dof zinc finger protein DOF3.6 isoform X2, translated as MIFPPSFLDSSSWNDNQHAHHQQVAAASCGGGAGDGGCNNHELLQPSIMQQGTLAEGGDGGGGGGGQVVGPVKPMSMSERARLARVPLPEQGLKCPRCDSANTKFCYFNNYSLSQPRHFCRACRRYWTRGGALRNVPVGGGYRRHAKRAKPKQAAAAAAAGPLAANGAASGGSTTSSTTSACTTMSNPAPVLPAMLQNGGGGNLSGLLPPLLRLADFDAMSLGSTFSGMGKPSAVDSAAGYYLGGGGGGAVAGLEQWRVQQMQGFPFFQAMADQQHTLGPAAAPAMAMPGMFHYLGLGNGGDGRGGHEDDGGNQQFHHAMPSKREGYPRSGSIAMYGGDHHLAAGAGYTSSYSNAATGNHLL; from the exons ATGATCTTCCCCCCTTCATTCCTGGATTCCTCGAGCTGGAATGATAACCAG CATGCTCACCACCAGCAGGTCGCGGCCGCAAGttgtggtggtggcgccggcgacggcggctgcAACAACCATGAGCTCCTGCAGCCGTCAATCATGCAGCAGGGGACGCTTGCTGAAggtggggacggcggcggcggcggcggcgggcaggtgGTGGGGCCGGTGAAGCCCATGTCCATGTCGGAGCGCGCGCGGCTGGCTCGGGTGCCGCTGCCGGAGCAGGGGCTCAAGTGCCCGCGCTGCGACTCGGCCAACACCAAGTTCTGCTACTTCAACAACTACTCCCTCTCGCAGCCGCGCCACTTCTGCCGCGCCTGCCGCCGCTACTGGACCCGCGGCGGCGCGCTCCGGAACGTCCCCGTCGGCGGCGGGTACCGCCGCCATGCCAAGCGCGCCAAACCCAAGCAGGCGGCCGCGGCAGCGGCAGCGGGGCCACTGGCGGCCAACGGCGCCGCTTCGGGTGGGTCCACGACGTCATCGACGACTTCCGCTTGCACGACCATGTCCAACCCGGCTCCCGTGCTCCCGGCGATGCTGCAGAACGGCGGCGGTGGCAACCTGTCCGGCCTCCTGCCGCCGCTGCTCCGCCTCGCGGACTTCGATGCCATGAGCCTTGGCTCCACCTTCTCCGGCATGGGCAAGCCGTCCGCCGTCGACTCGGCAGCGGGCTACTacctgggaggcggcggcggcggtgccgtgGCCGGGCTGGAGCAGTGGAGAGTGCAGCAGATGCAAGGCTtcccgttcttccaagcaatggcCGACCAGCAGCACACACTGGGGCCAGCTGCAGCGCCTGCAATGGCCATGCCGGGGATGTTCCACTACCTAGGCTTGGGCAACGGCGGTGACGGCCGCGGCGGCCATGAAGACGACGGAGGAAACCAACAGTTTCATCACGCGATGCCGTCAAAGAGAGAAGGCTACCCGAGATCAGGCAGCATCGCCATGTACGGTGGTGATCACCACCTCGCTGCTGGCGCTGGCTACACAAGCTCCTACTCCAATGCTGCCACAGGTAACCACCTCTTGTGA